AGAAGTGTTCTCCCAAACAGCCTGAAAACAGATATAGTGGTGACTGCCAATATCAGGCAGTGGCGGCTTGTATTCAATCAGAGATGCGCATCTGCGGCCCATCCCCAGATGAGGCAATCCATGCTTCCTGTGCTTGATGCCTTCAGCAAGCTATTCCCTGTTTTTTTTGAGGATATTTACAGTGATTTTCAGTCGGATATAGACAAGTTTACAGGGATGTCTTCCGAATCCTAATTGCTTTGAAGAGTGGCTATTCTTTGCAGGATCTGTTCCTCAAATCCTGCAAGCAGCTCACGAATCTGTTTCTCGGAGTAGTTTAAAACATCCGAGTAGATTTTGATACCTTCAAAGATACAGATGATTTCCCTGCTTATATCAAGGGATATTTTTTTTTCCATGCCTGTACTGATAAGAATATCAGCGACCACCGATACCCACTGACTAAACACATGCCTTAGTTTTTCCTTAACTTCTCCATTCCTGTGAGCTATTGACATGGCTTCATTGAACAGTATTGAAAGCTGTTTGTCTGAAGTGAACGTATGATATTTGTATCTGAATATTTCCCTTACAAGATCATCTTTAGGAAGGGACGCAAGGTCTTTTGATGAGATCCATTCTGCTGCTTTCAGCTTATATGTTTCAAGTATATGGTCTATGAAATTCATCAGGATATCTTCTTTGCTCTTGAAATAGTAATGAAGAACCCCGTGGTTTACACCTGCTTCTTTTGCAATTTCCTTTATCGATGTTTCAGGGAAGGATTTATATACTAGGCAATTGCCTAAGGCTTCCAATATCTGCGTTTTTCTTTCCTGTTGAACGCTTTTTCTGGGCATTATGAATTCCTGAATAATTAAATTAAGGCTGAAAGATGCACTGTTTTATGTTATTAAGTAAGAATGAATGAAAAAGATGATTATGCCTTCTATGAGATATTGCCGTCTTTGCCGGAGTTTTTGCTGCTTTGAGTTTTTAGCGCAAACAGAAGGCATTCGTGTCCAGTGTTCTTCAGCACCGTTGCAGATGGCATTTCCTTTGATTTGAATTTCATGGCTCTGCATCCGTGCGGGAAATTTGAATCCCATGTTACATGATAATGAATGCATTTTAGGCAGTTGATTCTGTGTTGCTTCATACCCGGTCCGTTTTTTTGTTTTATAGTGTCCATTCTCTGACTTATTTTAAAGTCTGGTGATT
This Desulforegula conservatrix Mb1Pa DNA region includes the following protein-coding sequences:
- a CDS encoding TetR/AcrR family transcriptional regulator; translated protein: MPRKSVQQERKTQILEALGNCLVYKSFPETSIKEIAKEAGVNHGVLHYYFKSKEDILMNFIDHILETYKLKAAEWISSKDLASLPKDDLVREIFRYKYHTFTSDKQLSILFNEAMSIAHRNGEVKEKLRHVFSQWVSVVADILISTGMEKKISLDISREIICIFEGIKIYSDVLNYSEKQIRELLAGFEEQILQRIATLQSN